From Streptomyces sp. NBC_01426, a single genomic window includes:
- a CDS encoding iron chaperone, with translation MSSTANRAHEGFTAEERAAMKDHAQELKKAARRGSKADKSAEAAQDVLAKIAEMQDADRAMAERVHAVITATAPVLAPKLWYGMPSYALDGKVVCYFQCAEKFKARYATLGFSDQAQLDDGPMWPAVFALTEVTPEVEARIAALVKQAVS, from the coding sequence ATGAGCAGCACCGCCAACCGCGCACACGAGGGATTCACGGCCGAGGAGCGCGCCGCGATGAAGGACCACGCACAGGAACTCAAGAAGGCGGCGCGCCGCGGCTCGAAGGCGGACAAGTCGGCCGAGGCGGCCCAGGACGTGCTCGCGAAGATCGCCGAGATGCAGGACGCGGACCGGGCCATGGCCGAGCGCGTCCACGCCGTCATCACCGCCACCGCACCGGTCCTCGCGCCGAAGCTCTGGTACGGGATGCCCTCCTACGCACTGGACGGCAAGGTCGTCTGCTACTTCCAGTGCGCGGAGAAGTTCAAGGCGCGCTACGCGACGCTCGGCTTCAGCGACCAGGCGCAGCTGGACGACGGCCCGATGTGGCCGGCCGTCTTCGCCCTGACCGAGGTGACGCCCGAGGTGGAGGCGCGGATCGCCGCACTCGTGAAGCAGGCGGTGAGCTGA
- a CDS encoding pyridoxamine 5'-phosphate oxidase family protein encodes MSTPPRSRAQRRHDTEHRLGHDVDVWVASASADGVPHLVPLSFDWDGEALLAATPAESPTGRNLAATRTARLALGHTRDVAMIEGDVEVLDIDALPPHLSDRFTARTGFDPRSLTTRYRWFRITPHRIRAWREENELADRELMRDGRWLA; translated from the coding sequence ATGAGCACCCCACCCCGCTCCCGCGCACAGCGCCGCCACGACACCGAGCACCGGCTCGGCCACGACGTCGACGTCTGGGTGGCCAGTGCCTCGGCGGACGGCGTCCCCCACCTGGTACCGCTGTCCTTCGACTGGGACGGCGAGGCGCTCTTGGCGGCCACCCCGGCAGAAAGCCCCACCGGACGGAACCTGGCCGCCACCCGGACCGCTCGGCTCGCCCTCGGCCACACCCGCGACGTCGCCATGATCGAGGGCGACGTCGAGGTCCTCGACATCGACGCACTGCCGCCGCACCTGAGTGACCGGTTCACCGCACGCACCGGCTTCGACCCGCGCTCCCTGACCACGCGGTACCGCTGGTTCCGTATCACTCCTCACCGCATCCGGGCCTGGCGGGAGGAGAACGAGCTCGCCGACCGTGAACTGATGCGCGACGGCCGCTGGCTGGCCTGA
- a CDS encoding VOC family protein — protein MTSSSHQGMKTVLHPVSDLARAKAVYAALLGVAPQTDGPYYVGFEAAGQHIGLLPGGGPQGLTSSLAYWHVADIEAKLAALTAAGATVKEPAHDVGGGRLVATVIDPDGNLIGLLQD, from the coding sequence GTGACCAGCTCTTCCCACCAGGGGATGAAGACCGTGCTGCATCCCGTGTCCGACCTCGCCCGGGCCAAGGCGGTGTACGCCGCGCTGCTCGGTGTCGCCCCGCAGACCGATGGCCCCTACTACGTCGGCTTCGAGGCCGCCGGCCAGCACATCGGCCTCCTCCCGGGCGGCGGACCGCAGGGCCTGACCTCGTCGCTGGCCTACTGGCACGTGGCGGACATCGAGGCGAAGCTCGCCGCACTGACCGCTGCGGGCGCCACCGTCAAGGAGCCCGCGCACGACGTCGGCGGCGGCCGCCTCGTGGCCACCGTCATCGACCCGGACGGCAACCTCATCGGACTGCTGCAGGACTGA